One region of Flavobacterium sp. KACC 22763 genomic DNA includes:
- a CDS encoding ThuA domain-containing protein, with protein sequence MTICNQNHQTFFKRSILVFLLTFSLFGFSQKKKENPKFNVIAFYTAKNDQAHISFVHEANKYFPKLAAENHFQYDSTSNWDNLNAKFLAKYQVVLFLDTRPEKKEQRDAFQKYMENGGGFIGFHFSAFALNNSSYNQDWNWYHNTFLGSGEYGSNTWKPTSAVLRVENQHPVTKNLPKTFSSAPNEWYRWSNDLTKNPDIEILLAIDESSFPLGTGPKAHEIWHSGYYPVVWTNKKYKMLYVNMGHNDIDYEGGTNKTLSYTFENKTQSQLILNALLWLGNSKKK encoded by the coding sequence ATGACTATTTGTAACCAAAACCACCAAACCTTTTTCAAAAGAAGCATTTTAGTTTTCCTTTTAACCTTTTCGCTATTTGGCTTTTCGCAAAAGAAAAAAGAAAATCCGAAATTTAATGTAATTGCTTTTTATACCGCAAAAAATGATCAGGCGCATATCAGTTTTGTGCATGAAGCCAATAAATACTTTCCGAAATTAGCAGCAGAAAATCATTTTCAGTATGATTCTACGAGCAATTGGGACAATTTAAACGCTAAGTTTTTGGCAAAATATCAAGTTGTTTTATTTCTAGACACACGTCCTGAAAAGAAAGAACAGCGTGATGCTTTTCAAAAATACATGGAAAATGGCGGTGGCTTCATTGGATTTCATTTTTCAGCATTTGCTTTAAACAATTCGAGCTACAATCAAGATTGGAACTGGTATCACAATACTTTTTTAGGTTCTGGCGAATATGGAAGCAATACGTGGAAACCAACTTCGGCAGTTTTAAGAGTAGAAAATCAGCATCCTGTAACCAAAAATCTGCCTAAAACTTTCTCTTCTGCTCCAAATGAGTGGTACAGATGGTCCAACGATTTAACCAAAAATCCAGACATTGAAATTTTATTGGCTATTGATGAATCCAGTTTTCCGTTAGGAACTGGTCCAAAAGCTCATGAAATTTGGCACAGTGGTTATTACCCTGTAGTTTGGACCAATAAAAAATATAAAATGCTGTACGTAAATATGGGGCACAACGACATTGATTATGAAGGCGGAACAAACAAAACCTTATCGTACACTTTTGAAAACAAAACACAAAGCCAATTAATTTTAAACGCCTTGCTTTGGCTTGGCAATTCAAAGAAAAAATAA